TGTACAAAATTGGTTAAATGCAGCAGGTATTAGATTCTCACCAGGAGGTCCTCATAGTGGCTACACACAATCAGGAGCAGTTCAAGTCTCTTGGTCTGATGTTCAAGTGGGAGATGTCGTTCAATACGAAAACTCTCTTAGTCCTGATGCTTGGTTAGATGGGGTTCATACTGTCTTAGTCGTTGGTGTCAACGGTAGCTCTGTTCAGATTGTTGAGTCAAATAATCCAGCAGGTTCTGGTTATGTGTCAACAACTACAGGTTGGACACCAAGTCCATATGCAGCAAACTTTAGAGCTGTTGTATGGCGCTTTCCAGGATAATTTAAGCGAATAATCAAATCCCTACTCATGAAATCAACTGGATTTTTTGGGTAGGGATTATTTGTAATTTATCGTTTATTGAAGTATGGTGAGAGAGTTGGTGCTGCGTTAGTGTTTTTTCTCATTTTATAATCAAATAGCATAGTATAGAAAACAAGGTGAAAAGCTTGATTTCATAGGGGTGTTACGATCTTAAAAAAATTTTTAAGTTGTCATTTTTAACAATCAAAAATGAAATACTCCTGTAACATTAATTTTATATGTATGACATGTGATTATGATACAATGATTTCGTTGTCAATATAAGAATGAAAATTACTCAAACAATGAACGAATTTATTATAAGCAAAAAGTCGGAGGAATGAATTTTGAAAAAAAGTATATTACCATTACTAATGATTTGCTCATTAACCCTTACATCTGTAGCAATGCCATTGATTTCATCAGCAGATGAAGTGGACTCGAAAATTCAACAAAAAGACCAAACAATTTCAGGATTAAAATCTCAAGAAGCTGATGCTCAAAGCCAAGTGGCTGCTGTACAAAGCCAAGTAGCTTCTATCAACGAAAAAGCAGATACATTATTAGCTGAACAAGGCAAATTAAGAAAAACTTCTACTAGCTTAGAAAAAGAAATCAAACAATTAACAAAACGTATCGACAAACGTGAAGTAGCTATCCAAAATCAAGCACGTGACGTTCAAGTGAACGGTAACAGCACAAGCTACATGGATGCATTATTGAATGCAAAATCAGTTTCTGATGCCATTACTCGTGTAACTGCAATGTCTACGATTGTTAATGCAAACAATGATTTAGTAAAACAACAACAAGAAGATAAAAAAGCAGTTGAAACTAAGAAAACTGAAAACGAAGATAAATTAAAAGAATTACAAGATAACCAAGTAGAACTTGAAGCACAAAAAGGCGAACTTGTAAAAGCAGAGGCAGACTTGAATGTATTACAAACATCATTAGCTGCTGAAAGAGCAACTGCTGAAGATCAAAAAGCTGGATTAGTGAAAGAAAAAGAAGCAGCGATCGCAGAACAAGCTCGTATTGCTGAACAAGAAAAAGTAGTAGCTGCTAATGCTAAAAAAGCAGCTGAAGAAGCTGCAGCTGCTAAAGCTACAAAACCAAGCACTACAACTACTTCATCAACTGAAGAAGCAACAACAGGATCATCGAATAATGGTACAACAGGTTCGTCAACTGGCAATGTAACACCAGTACAACCAGAGCAACCACAACAACCTGAACAACCAGATGTTCCAAAAGAGCCAGAAACACCAACACCTCCACCACCAACAGGTAGTTCTGCAATTGCAATTGCAGCAGCACAAGTTGGTAAACCATATGTTTGGGGTTCTAAAGGTCCAAACAGCTTTGACTGTTCAGGTTTAGTTTACTACGCATTTATGAACTCAACTGGCCGTAATGTCGGTGGATACACAGTTGCACAAGAAAGTGCGGGTACACGTATTTCTGTAGCGGAAGCTCAAGCTGGAGACTTATACTTCTGGGGTAGCCCAGGTGCTTCTTACCACGTAGCGATTGCTACAGGTGGCGGCGGTTATATCCACGCTGGTAACGAAAGTACAGGCGTTGAATACAGCAACGTTGGTTCATTTACACCAAGCTTCGCTGTACGTATGTAATCAAATTTAACCTAATAATTTAAGAATCAGACAGTTGTCTGGTTCTTTTTTTTGTTAAATATACCAAAAAAAGAAGTTTCAACGGATCTCTCGTTGAAACTTCAAATTGTTACTTAATATATTCTTCTGTCAATTCCATAAACTCATTTACATCTTTGATGACTTGATCGATCCCAGCTTGCCAGAAGTCAGGTTTGGTTAAATCGACATCAAGATGTTTCTTAGCTAAGTCTTCTGAAGTCATTGATGCAGTGTCACGAAGTAAGGCAATGTATTGATCTTCAAAATCACTGCCTTGTTTATTCGCATAGGCATAAATCCCCATACTGAACAAGTAGCCGAATGTGTAAGGGAAATTATAAAAAGGCACATCATCAATAAAGAAATGCAGTTTACTTGCCCAAAAATGAGGATGATAAGTCCCTAAACTATCTTGATAACTTTCTTTTTGAGCGTCAAGCATCAACTCGGTTATTTCATCTTCACTAAGCAATCCTTTTTGACGAGCTTCATAAAAGCTATTTTCAAAAATGAAACGAGAGTGGATATTCATAAACATAGCAATGGCATTTTGCATTTTAGTGTCTAATAAATTAATTTTTTCCTCTGGTGTTTCTGCTTTTTTCAAGGTTGCATCTGCGACAATCAATTCTGCAAATGTACTAGCTGTTTCTGCGACGTTCATCGCGTATTCCCGATCAAGTGCTGGAAGATCCCACATCACGCTACTATGGAATGCATGGCCTAATTCGTGAGCTAGTGTTGCTACTTCATTGATTGAATTGCCAAAAGTCATAAAAATTCTAGATTCTTCTGTTTCAGGAAGTTCTGTGCAGTATCCACCTGGGCGTTTATCTGGGCGATCTTCTGCTTCAATCCAGCTTTTTTCAAATGCTTCTTTAGCAAATGTAGCCATTTTAGGACTGAATTTTTCAAAGTTTTCTAAAATAAATTCAGCTGCTTCGTCAAAACTGTAAGATTTTTCCTTTAAATCGCCTAAAATGATCGGCGCATCTTGATCTTGCCAGTCCATTTTCTCTTTTCCAAATAATTGAGCTTTACGTGTCAAGAAATCAATAAAAGGTTGTTTGTTCTTTTGGATCGTTGCCCACATAACATCTAGTGTTTCTTTTTGCATACGGTTATAGTTCAATGGTTTTTCTAAGAAATCAGAGACACCATGAAGCTTATAGTCACTTAAGCGGAATCCGTCCAAGTGATTTAAAGTATCCGCTAGCAAGGGTGCTTTCTCACTCCAAGCTTTTTCCCATTCTTTGAATAGTTGTGCCCGAACATCTGAGCTAGGATCGCTCATCATTCGGTTAAATGCTTGTCCAGCTGAAAGATCTGTTGTTTGATCTCCTTCTTTAAATGGAATTGTGATGCTAGCAACAATCGTATCATAGTGACTGCTCCAAGCGTTAAGGCCGTCCAAGGACAATGTATTGATGATATTTTCTTCTTGCTCAGATAATAGTTGCATACCGTCACGGCGGATTTCATTTAAACGAAAAGCGATGGATTCAAATGTTGGTAAAGTTGTTAAGGTTTGCCAATGCTCGTCGGAAATTTCTGTCAATTTTTTTGTGAAAATAGTTTCTGCTAATTGGATCGCTGGTAGTAATGAGAAAAGGTCACCTGATAAAATTTTTGCTTTTTTATCTTTTGTATCGGCAGATGATAGTGCTGTGATAAAGCTACTACATTGAGAAAATCCGTTTGAGATGTTTCCTTGCAAAGATATAATTTTTTGTAACTCTTGATATTCAGCATCATTTTCTGGTGCCCACTGTTCGATCAATTGGTGATAATCACGGCTTTGATCTTTTAATTTTGTTAATCGTTGTTCCAATTGTGCGGAGTGACTGCCTCCTGGGAAAATGCTATCTAAGTCCCAAACGAGTGAATAAGTCATGTACGATACCTTCTTTCTTAAATCTATTTCTTCTAGTATATCATAAGAAAAAAAGTTTGAGCGATTGTTTATTTCGCCGAAAAAGGCTACTATAGTAAATGGAATGAGGTGACGAATTGAAAAAGCAGTTAAAAAACAGTAATTTTTATATATTTATGGCATTTTTGATTATGGCTATTTTATTTTATAGTTCTTCTCAAACGTATGAACAACAATCACAGGTTGGATTACTAGATAAACTATTGAGCAACCATCCATTTGAAGAGCAGCTCAAAGGAATTTCATTTAGCTATGCTGGAAGTGAGGTAAGTATCCAAGCGAAGGGATATGCAAAATTTGTGGAATTCTTTATTCGTAAAGGAGCTCACTTTGGCACCTACTTTTTATTAGGCGGTAGTTGGTTCATCGGGTTGAACATGAAAGTCAAGCAACCGCTTTTGATAGGTGTTGTAGCGTGGCTTACAGCAACAGGATATGCTGGTTTGGATGAGTACCATCAAATGTTGACAGGTGGGCGAACTCCGCTATTTCAGGATGTCATGCTAGATTCTATAGGGGCGCTTACAGCAGTTTTTCTTTGCTTACTTGTGATCGGCATCAAAAAATTGAGGAAAAAATAAATTAGACAGAACGATAAAACGAAGTTCATTCAATTTTTTGCTACAAAAGTTGATAATTATAATAAATGGCACAAGGTGAGACTACTCTGAACCTTGTGCCATTTATTTTTATAATTTAATTCAAAAAATCAGTCTCAAGCTGGATGAAAGTCAGAACAAAAAAATCTAATATAGTAAGGAAGGACGAAATGAGCCAGGAAGGAGTGTGCGGCATCTAATGAAACATTTCTGCAAATCAGTACTGATGATACTGTTTATTCTAGTAATCAGCATCATCGGACTTAGAATTTATACTTATAATAATACATCTACCGCTGCAGCGATGATCGATTACTTTAATCCATTAGTCAAAACCGCGACTCTTTATACTAAAACAACTGAAAACTACGATTATACCTATCCAGATGCGGTTAGCAAAATAGAAAATTTTGCCTATGTTCAAACTTGTTATACGGATAAAGGAGAAAAACGAAAACTAGAATACATTTCATTTGGAAAAAAGTTAAAACCAGATAAATTTCTTAGATTAACAGTAAAAGGTCAGAACGTTATGAATTGGGAAGAAATCGATAAAGGTGATTTACCAGATAATATATTGCCATTATTCTAGTTAAATGAAAAATTTCTTATGTAGAAGATAGCTAAATTTAAAAGAATGCTGTCTATACTTATAGTAAGGAGTGATGAATCATGGAAAATATGACTATCAATAGAAATAACACAAGAGATACAGCAACGATTACTGGTTTGGGGATGTTAGCGTATCGTATTTTTCCAGACACGGAATGCATCAATATACAACTGTTGAGTGGAGATCAAGAAGAGTCTACGATCCCTTTTAAAACGGGTGAAACGGTGATATTGCGCGGCGTTGAAATTCGTCTAGAAATTATTGAGTGATCCAAACAAAGCAGGTAAAACAACCTATTTTACAGTTGTTTTACCTGCTTTGTTTATTTAGTCTTTAAAAATAGAATACTTTTCCTTAAACGGTTCAACCCTTCAAGCAGTTTATCCTTAGAGCAACCAATATTTAAACGTAAAAATGACGTGCCGGATTGACCATAAGTTGCGCCAGACATAATAGCGACTTTTCCATGATAAACGAGAGCTTTTTGAATTTCTTCCATTGAAAAAGGTAATTGAGAACAGTCGATCCAAAGTAAATAAGTTGCTTGTGAAGAAACAACTGTTAATTCTGGTAAAAATGCC
This sequence is a window from Enterococcus sp. 7F3_DIV0205. Protein-coding genes within it:
- a CDS encoding coiled-coil domain-containing protein — translated: MKKSILPLLMICSLTLTSVAMPLISSADEVDSKIQQKDQTISGLKSQEADAQSQVAAVQSQVASINEKADTLLAEQGKLRKTSTSLEKEIKQLTKRIDKREVAIQNQARDVQVNGNSTSYMDALLNAKSVSDAITRVTAMSTIVNANNDLVKQQQEDKKAVETKKTENEDKLKELQDNQVELEAQKGELVKAEADLNVLQTSLAAERATAEDQKAGLVKEKEAAIAEQARIAEQEKVVAANAKKAAEEAAAAKATKPSTTTTSSTEEATTGSSNNGTTGSSTGNVTPVQPEQPQQPEQPDVPKEPETPTPPPPTGSSAIAIAAAQVGKPYVWGSKGPNSFDCSGLVYYAFMNSTGRNVGGYTVAQESAGTRISVAEAQAGDLYFWGSPGASYHVAIATGGGGYIHAGNESTGVEYSNVGSFTPSFAVRM
- a CDS encoding M3 family oligoendopeptidase, which translates into the protein MTYSLVWDLDSIFPGGSHSAQLEQRLTKLKDQSRDYHQLIEQWAPENDAEYQELQKIISLQGNISNGFSQCSSFITALSSADTKDKKAKILSGDLFSLLPAIQLAETIFTKKLTEISDEHWQTLTTLPTFESIAFRLNEIRRDGMQLLSEQEENIINTLSLDGLNAWSSHYDTIVASITIPFKEGDQTTDLSAGQAFNRMMSDPSSDVRAQLFKEWEKAWSEKAPLLADTLNHLDGFRLSDYKLHGVSDFLEKPLNYNRMQKETLDVMWATIQKNKQPFIDFLTRKAQLFGKEKMDWQDQDAPIILGDLKEKSYSFDEAAEFILENFEKFSPKMATFAKEAFEKSWIEAEDRPDKRPGGYCTELPETEESRIFMTFGNSINEVATLAHELGHAFHSSVMWDLPALDREYAMNVAETASTFAELIVADATLKKAETPEEKINLLDTKMQNAIAMFMNIHSRFIFENSFYEARQKGLLSEDEITELMLDAQKESYQDSLGTYHPHFWASKLHFFIDDVPFYNFPYTFGYLFSMGIYAYANKQGSDFEDQYIALLRDTASMTSEDLAKKHLDVDLTKPDFWQAGIDQVIKDVNEFMELTEEYIK
- a CDS encoding VanZ family protein, which codes for MKKQLKNSNFYIFMAFLIMAILFYSSSQTYEQQSQVGLLDKLLSNHPFEEQLKGISFSYAGSEVSIQAKGYAKFVEFFIRKGAHFGTYFLLGGSWFIGLNMKVKQPLLIGVVAWLTATGYAGLDEYHQMLTGGRTPLFQDVMLDSIGALTAVFLCLLVIGIKKLRKK
- a CDS encoding YxeA family protein encodes the protein MRHLMKHFCKSVLMILFILVISIIGLRIYTYNNTSTAAAMIDYFNPLVKTATLYTKTTENYDYTYPDAVSKIENFAYVQTCYTDKGEKRKLEYISFGKKLKPDKFLRLTVKGQNVMNWEEIDKGDLPDNILPLF